A genomic window from Agrobacterium tumefaciens includes:
- a CDS encoding FGGY-family carbohydrate kinase, whose product MSDPIIPGRIAVIDIGKTNAKVVIIDTGTGEEIASDRRTNPVLRDGIYPHYDVEMLWSFILASLRRFGREPGFDAISITTHGAAAALLDGNGDLAMPVLDYEHSYPAAIQEAYLGLRPDFSETGSPQLPAGLNLGAQIHFQKAAFPDDFARVRSIVTYAQYWAGRLTGIHATETTSLGCHTDLWNPRRKTFSSLVERLGIEQLMAPVRSAFDVLGPVRTSLAQEAGLSPDVSVYCGIHDSNASLLPHLLRRQGDFSVVSTGTWVVNFAIGGTVDALDPARDTLLNVDALGRPVPSSRFMGGREYEMLTQQFGPAPDDEIEATLSGVLAKGMMLLPSVVGGSGPFPGKTAHWINDDNATVAERHAAASLYLALMTEFSLSLIGRKGPVLVEGPFASNALYLKALAGFADAEVIAVGGSTGTSAGAALLTGTRPLAGRERHFAPDSIAGLGSYRSDWLARLD is encoded by the coding sequence ATGAGCGATCCAATCATACCCGGCCGCATCGCGGTCATCGATATCGGCAAGACCAATGCCAAGGTCGTCATTATCGACACCGGCACTGGAGAAGAGATTGCCAGCGACCGACGGACGAACCCGGTCCTTCGCGACGGCATTTATCCGCATTACGATGTGGAAATGCTCTGGAGCTTCATTCTCGCCTCGCTTCGCCGATTTGGCCGTGAGCCAGGTTTCGACGCGATTTCCATCACCACCCATGGCGCGGCAGCGGCCCTTCTCGATGGCAACGGCGATCTTGCCATGCCGGTGCTGGATTATGAGCACAGCTATCCCGCCGCTATTCAGGAGGCCTACCTTGGCCTCAGACCCGATTTTTCAGAAACCGGCTCGCCACAACTGCCCGCCGGGCTGAACCTCGGCGCGCAAATCCATTTCCAGAAAGCGGCCTTTCCAGATGACTTCGCCAGGGTACGCAGCATCGTCACCTATGCGCAATATTGGGCGGGGCGGCTGACCGGCATTCACGCCACCGAAACAACTTCGCTTGGTTGCCACACGGACCTCTGGAACCCTCGGCGGAAAACCTTCTCCTCGCTGGTCGAACGTCTCGGCATCGAGCAATTGATGGCGCCAGTGCGTTCCGCTTTCGATGTGCTTGGGCCAGTTCGCACGTCACTGGCACAGGAAGCCGGTCTGTCTCCGGATGTGTCCGTCTATTGCGGCATCCACGATTCCAACGCATCCCTCCTGCCGCATCTGTTGCGCCGGCAGGGCGATTTTTCGGTCGTTTCCACCGGTACATGGGTGGTGAATTTCGCCATCGGCGGCACAGTGGATGCGCTGGACCCCGCCCGTGACACGCTGTTGAATGTCGATGCTCTCGGACGCCCCGTTCCTTCCTCCCGTTTCATGGGCGGCAGGGAATATGAAATGCTGACGCAGCAATTCGGGCCCGCGCCGGACGACGAGATCGAAGCCACGCTTAGTGGTGTGCTGGCCAAGGGCATGATGCTTTTGCCCAGCGTCGTCGGCGGTTCCGGCCCCTTCCCCGGCAAAACGGCGCACTGGATCAATGACGACAATGCCACGGTCGCGGAACGGCACGCGGCAGCATCCCTTTATCTTGCGCTTATGACGGAGTTCAGTCTTTCGCTGATCGGGCGAAAAGGCCCGGTGCTGGTTGAAGGCCCATTTGCCAGCAATGCGCTTTATCTCAAGGCGCTGGCGGGTTTTGCCGATGCGGAGGTGATCGCCGTCGGCGGTTCCACGGGCACCAGCGCGGGCGCCGCACTCCTCACCGGTACCAGGCCGCTTGCCGGCCGGGAGCGTCATTTCGCTCCTGATAGCATTGCCGGGCTTGGTTCATATCGTAGCGACTGGCTCGCGCGTTTGGATTGA
- a CDS encoding ABC transporter permease has product MSPMSQPAQSPRVIPDKLGTPLRRVMASWEVLLLGVAILIFIANSLASPYFLNAWNLSDATFNFTEKAIIAFAMALLIIAGEIDLSVAAIIALASTAMGAAVQMGVGTPGLVAIGIGTGVLCGAFNGFLVAGLKLPSIVVTIGTMSLFRGISYMVLGDQAYGKYPADFAYFGQGYVISVISFEFVLFIVMAVLFAILLHATNFGRQVYVIGTNPFAARFSGIPVERVKFILFLLTGLMSGIAAVCLTSRLGSTRPSIAQGWELEVVTMVVLGGVSILGGSGTIAGVVIAAFVMGLVTFGLGLLNVPGIVMSIFVGLLLIITIAIPIVVRRLRAMRG; this is encoded by the coding sequence ATGAGCCCGATGTCTCAACCGGCACAGAGCCCACGTGTTATCCCCGACAAGCTCGGTACGCCGCTGCGCCGGGTCATGGCCAGCTGGGAAGTGTTGCTGCTTGGCGTTGCGATCCTCATCTTCATCGCCAATTCGCTCGCCTCGCCCTATTTCCTCAATGCCTGGAACCTCTCCGACGCAACCTTCAACTTCACCGAAAAGGCGATCATCGCCTTTGCCATGGCGCTTCTGATCATTGCCGGTGAAATCGATCTGTCCGTCGCCGCCATCATCGCGCTCGCCTCCACCGCCATGGGTGCGGCGGTGCAGATGGGTGTCGGCACACCCGGCCTCGTCGCCATCGGCATCGGCACCGGAGTTTTGTGCGGGGCTTTCAACGGCTTTCTCGTTGCGGGACTGAAACTGCCATCCATCGTCGTCACCATCGGCACGATGAGCCTGTTTCGCGGCATCTCCTATATGGTGCTGGGTGATCAGGCCTATGGCAAATATCCGGCCGATTTCGCCTATTTCGGACAGGGTTACGTGATCTCCGTCATCTCTTTCGAATTTGTGCTGTTCATCGTCATGGCCGTCCTCTTCGCCATTCTGCTGCATGCCACCAATTTCGGCCGGCAGGTCTATGTCATCGGCACCAATCCCTTCGCGGCCCGTTTTTCCGGCATCCCCGTCGAGCGCGTGAAGTTCATCCTCTTCCTGCTCACCGGCCTGATGAGCGGCATCGCCGCCGTCTGCCTCACCTCGCGGCTCGGCTCCACCCGCCCGTCGATTGCTCAGGGCTGGGAGCTTGAGGTGGTGACCATGGTGGTGCTGGGCGGCGTCTCCATTCTCGGCGGCTCCGGCACCATTGCCGGCGTCGTCATCGCCGCCTTCGTCATGGGCCTCGTCACATTCGGTCTCGGGCTGCTGAATGTGCCTGGTATCGTCATGTCGATTTTCGTCGGCCTGCTTTTGATCATCACCATCGCCATCCCTATCGTCGTTCGTCGCCTTAGAGCCATGAGAGGCTGA
- a CDS encoding alpha/beta fold hydrolase, with protein sequence MGFVKTTDGTEIFYKDWGPKDAQPIMFHHGWPLSSDDWDAQMLFFLSKGFRVVAHDRRGHGRSAQVADGHDMDHYAADAFAVVEALDLKNAVHIGHSTGGGEVARYVAKHGEPAGRVAKAVLVSAVPPLMLKTAANPEGLPMEVFDGFRSALAANRAQFFRDVPSGPFYGFNREGAAAQEGVIQNWWRQGMMGGAKAHYDGIKAFSETDQTEDLKAISVPTLVLHGEDDQIVPIADSALKSVKLLKKGTLKTYPGFSHGMLTINADVLNADLLAFIKG encoded by the coding sequence ATGGGCTTTGTAAAGACGACAGACGGAACCGAAATCTTCTACAAGGACTGGGGCCCGAAGGATGCCCAGCCCATCATGTTTCATCACGGCTGGCCGCTCTCTTCCGATGACTGGGATGCGCAGATGCTGTTCTTTCTCTCCAAGGGTTTTCGCGTCGTCGCCCATGACCGTCGTGGCCATGGCCGGTCCGCCCAGGTTGCCGACGGTCACGACATGGATCACTACGCCGCCGACGCCTTTGCCGTCGTCGAGGCGCTCGATCTGAAGAACGCCGTACATATCGGCCACTCCACCGGCGGTGGCGAAGTGGCGCGTTATGTCGCCAAACATGGCGAACCCGCCGGCCGCGTTGCCAAGGCCGTGCTCGTTTCCGCTGTGCCGCCGCTGATGCTCAAGACCGCGGCCAACCCTGAAGGCCTGCCGATGGAGGTTTTTGACGGCTTCCGCTCGGCACTTGCCGCAAATCGCGCGCAATTCTTCCGCGATGTGCCGTCCGGCCCGTTCTACGGTTTCAACCGTGAGGGTGCGGCCGCTCAGGAAGGCGTGATCCAGAACTGGTGGCGGCAGGGCATGATGGGCGGCGCAAAGGCTCACTACGATGGCATCAAGGCTTTTTCGGAAACCGACCAGACCGAAGACCTGAAGGCGATCAGTGTTCCGACGCTGGTACTGCACGGCGAAGACGACCAGATCGTGCCGATTGCCGACTCCGCGCTGAAATCGGTAAAGCTGCTGAAAAAAGGCACGCTGAAGACCTATCCCGGTTTCTCGCACGGCATGCTGACCATCAATGCCGATGTGCTGAACGCCGATCTTCTGGCCTTCATCAAGGGCTGA
- a CDS encoding FkbM family methyltransferase — MEILDVHGVALPLSSDEVSPVIWQALTDGSYEAKEARSVLKAIKPGDRVLELGSGIGIITSIIAGIDDVSVWAFEANPSTAALAERVLKANCRGNVVFSQGLLTADAPSTYPFYVRKDLWMSSMDENQGPYEQRIEISSENIDEFIASHGITALVMDIEGAERDLLGRAKLTGVERIFVELHDHLYGLAGVRDIMQALTAKGYAYDPRGSRGPCVLFSNDDSPREYDPDVD, encoded by the coding sequence GAGGTATCGCCCGTCATCTGGCAGGCGCTCACCGACGGCAGCTATGAGGCGAAAGAGGCCCGCAGCGTCCTGAAAGCCATCAAGCCCGGCGACCGCGTGCTGGAACTGGGGTCCGGAATCGGCATCATCACCTCCATCATCGCCGGCATAGACGATGTTTCGGTGTGGGCTTTCGAGGCCAACCCTTCGACGGCGGCGCTGGCAGAGCGGGTGCTCAAGGCCAATTGCCGTGGCAATGTCGTGTTTTCGCAGGGGCTTCTCACCGCCGATGCGCCGAGCACCTATCCTTTCTATGTCCGCAAGGATCTCTGGATGTCCTCCATGGACGAAAATCAGGGGCCTTATGAACAGCGCATCGAAATCTCTTCCGAAAATATCGACGAGTTCATCGCCAGCCACGGCATTACTGCCCTCGTGATGGATATTGAAGGTGCCGAACGCGACCTGCTTGGCAGGGCCAAGCTTACCGGTGTAGAGCGGATATTCGTGGAGCTGCACGACCATCTTTATGGCCTCGCCGGGGTTCGCGACATCATGCAGGCGCTAACGGCCAAGGGCTATGCCTATGATCCGCGCGGTTCCCGCGGGCCCTGCGTGTTGTTCTCCAACGATGACAGCCCCAGGGAATACGATCCCGATGTGGACTGA
- a CDS encoding ABC transporter permease, translated as MQRFLKNREWLLAGIIIIMIAGFALRAPGFSRPANLVNIFNDTSILIILALGQMAVILTKSIDLSVAANLAFTGMAVAMTNAAFPGIPLPLLIVMAVGIGAFLGSLNGVLVWWLGIPPIVVTLGTLTIYRGMAFVLSGGGWVNAHQLSPTFLNVPRTVVLGMPVLSWVAILIIAGAWLVLSRTSFGRSAYASGGNPGAAVYAGIDVGRTRFFAFVLSGALAGLASYLWVSRYAVAYVDIAAGFELDSVAANVIGGISIAGGIGSVAGAVLGALFLGVIKNALPVIGISPFAQMAISGVVVVLAVVFNARAEARKGRIILRDRAAADQAKEAAA; from the coding sequence ATGCAACGTTTCCTCAAAAATCGCGAATGGCTGCTGGCAGGCATCATCATCATCATGATCGCCGGTTTTGCGCTGCGCGCCCCCGGTTTCAGCCGACCGGCCAATCTGGTTAACATCTTCAACGATACCTCGATCCTCATCATTCTGGCGCTTGGCCAGATGGCGGTCATTCTCACCAAATCCATCGATCTTTCGGTTGCCGCCAATCTCGCCTTCACCGGCATGGCGGTGGCGATGACCAATGCCGCATTTCCTGGCATTCCGCTGCCGCTTCTGATCGTCATGGCGGTCGGCATCGGTGCGTTTCTCGGCTCGCTTAACGGCGTACTGGTGTGGTGGCTCGGCATTCCGCCCATCGTCGTCACGCTCGGCACACTCACCATCTATCGCGGCATGGCCTTCGTGCTCTCGGGCGGCGGGTGGGTGAATGCGCACCAGCTTTCGCCCACTTTCCTCAATGTCCCACGCACCGTGGTGCTCGGCATGCCGGTTCTTTCATGGGTGGCGATCCTCATCATCGCCGGTGCCTGGCTGGTGCTCAGCCGCACCTCCTTCGGTCGCTCGGCCTATGCGTCAGGCGGCAATCCCGGTGCTGCCGTCTATGCGGGCATCGACGTCGGCCGAACGCGCTTCTTCGCGTTCGTACTCTCGGGGGCGCTTGCCGGGCTCGCCAGCTATCTCTGGGTCTCGCGTTATGCCGTTGCCTATGTAGATATCGCCGCCGGTTTCGAACTGGATAGCGTGGCGGCCAATGTGATCGGCGGCATCTCGATTGCCGGCGGCATCGGCTCGGTGGCGGGGGCGGTGCTCGGCGCGCTGTTTCTCGGCGTCATCAAGAACGCCCTGCCCGTCATCGGCATCTCACCCTTCGCGCAGATGGCGATATCAGGCGTGGTGGTCGTGCTTGCCGTCGTTTTCAACGCCCGCGCCGAAGCTCGAAAAGGCCGCATCATCCTGCGTGACCGGGCGGCAGCCGATCAGGCCAAGGAGGCCGCAGCATGA
- the rhaM gene encoding L-rhamnose mutarotase, translated as MPEFEKHAFKMKLFPGKQAEYKKRHDEIWPELVALLHEAGVSDYSIHLDPETNILFGVLTRPKNHGMASLSENPVMKKWWAHMADIMESNPDNSPVVKDLVPVFHLP; from the coding sequence ATGCCGGAATTCGAAAAACACGCCTTCAAGATGAAACTCTTTCCCGGCAAGCAGGCGGAATACAAAAAACGCCATGACGAGATATGGCCGGAACTTGTGGCGCTGCTGCATGAAGCGGGTGTGAGCGATTATTCCATCCATCTCGACCCGGAAACCAACATTCTGTTCGGCGTGCTGACACGCCCGAAGAACCACGGCATGGCATCCTTGTCCGAAAATCCCGTGATGAAAAAATGGTGGGCGCATATGGCCGATATCATGGAGAGCAATCCCGACAATTCGCCAGTCGTGAAAGACCTCGTGCCGGTGTTCCATCTGCCATGA